Below is a window of Tolypothrix bouteillei VB521301 DNA.
GGAAGTTTCCAAGGCGGGAATTTTTTCAGACGTCAAGAAACATCGTCATTTTGAAACACCTTTGCAAAAGCACAAGCGTAAAGCTATTGCCAGACACAAACAGCAAAGATATAAAAGGGGTTTTCGTCAACAGTAAGTACCGT
It encodes the following:
- the rpsU gene encoding 30S ribosomal protein S21 — protein: MTQIILGENEGIESALRRFKREVSKAGIFSDVKKHRHFETPLQKHKRKAIARHKQQRYKRGFRQQ